The following proteins are co-located in the Carassius auratus strain Wakin unplaced genomic scaffold, ASM336829v1 scaf_tig00214714_1_2670353, whole genome shotgun sequence genome:
- the LOC113092828 gene encoding DNA replication licensing factor mcm4-A-like — translation MSSPASQSRKRDPPTPASEDPLSPPSQRSRAHDTSTELQPMPTSPAMDVSLFSSPMAPRSVVQSEVDVSSPLMYGTPSSRVEGTPRSGIRGTPARQRADLGSVRKAPQVDMHSEPPSGDAVAGSEQGAGQRLVIWGTDVNVGTCKEKFQRFLQQFTDPNSREEENAGLDLNEPLYIQKLDEISVVGEPVLNVNCSHIQTFDADLYRQLICYPQEVIPTFDMAVNELFFDRFPDSVLEHQIQVRPYSALKTRNMRALNPEDIDQLITISGMVIRTSQLIPEMQEAFFRCQVCAFNTRVEVDRGRIAEPAVCRNCNTTHSMALVHNRSAFSDKQMIKLQESPEDMPAGQTPHTTIVYAHNDLVDKVQPGDRINITGIYRAAPMRLNPRQSQVKSVYKTHIDAIHFRKTDEKRLHGLDEDGEQKLFTKERVAALKELAAKPDVYERLSSALAPSIYEHEDIKKGILLQLFGGTRKDFTQTGRGNFRAEVNILLCGDPGTSKSQLLQYVYNLVPRGQYTSGKGSSAVGLTAYVMKDPETRQLVLQTGALVLSDNGICCIDEFDKMSDSTRSVLHEVMEQQTLSIAKAGIICQLNARTSVLAAANPVESQWNPKKTTIENIQLPHTLLSRFDLIFLMLDPQDEAYDRRLAHHLVSLYYQSEEQIEEEHLDMAMLKDYIAFARTSVHPRLSEEASQALIEAYVDMRKIGSGRGMVSAYPRQLESLIRLAEAHAKVRFSSKVESIDVEEAKRLHREALKQSATDPRTGFVDISILTTGMSATARKRKEEVAQALKKLIQSKGKTPAMKYQQLFDDLRGQSEAAITKDMFDEALRALADEDYLTVTGKTVRLL, via the exons ATGTCTTCACCAGCGTCCCAGAGCCGTAAGAGAGACCCTCCGACCC ctgcGAGTGAGGACCCTCTCTCTCCTCCGTCGCAGCGGTCGAGAGCTCATGACACATCCACAGAGCTTCAGCCCATGCCCACATCTCCAGCCATGGACGTGTCGCTGTTCTCCAGCCCTATGGCCCCTCGCTCTG TCGTGCAGAGCGAGGTCGATGTGAGTTCTCCGCTGATGTACGGCACTCCCAGCTCCAGGGTGGAAGGAACGCCCCGCAGCGGCATACGCGGGACCCCGGCACGTCAGCGGGCCGACCTGGGATCTGTCCGGAAAGCTCCACAGGTCGACATGCATTCAGAGCCA CCGTCTGGAGATGCTGTGGCCGGCAGCGAGCAGGGTGCAGGACAGAGACTGGTGATCTGGGGGACTGATGTCAACGTGGGAACCTGCAAGGAGAAGTTTCAG cgttTCCTTCAGCAGTTCACAGACCCCAACTCCAGAGAGGAGGAGAACGCTGGGCTGGATCTGAACGAGCCTCTTTATATACAGAAACTGGATGAG ATCAGTGTTGTTGGAGAGCCGGTATTGAATGTGAACTGCAGTCATATTCAGACATTTGATGCTGATCTCTACCGTCAGCTGATCTGTTATCCACag GAAGTCATCCCTACTTTCGATATGGCCGTCAATGAGCTCTTCTTCGATCGTTTCCCAGACTCCGTGTTGGAGCATCAGATTCAAGTGCGTCCTTACAGCGCCCTGAAAACCAGAAACATGCGTGCGCTCAACCCTGAAG ACATTGACCAGCTCATCACTATCAGTGGGATGGTGATCCGCACCTCTCAGCTGATCCCGGAGATGCAGGAGGCGTTCTTCCGCTGTCAGGTGTGTGCGTTTAACACGCGTGTGGAGGTGGACCGCGGCCGCATCGCTGAACCTGCCGTCTGCCGCAACTGCAACACCACCCACAGCATGGCGCTGGTGCATAACCGCTCCGCCTTCTCTGACAAACAAATG ATAAAACTGCAGGAATCTCCGGAAGACATGCCTGCGGGTCAGACGCCACACACCACAATCGTCTATGCACACAATGACCTGGTTGACAAAGTGCAACCTGGAGACAGAATAAACATCACCG GCATTTACAGAGCCGCCCCCATGCGTCTGAACCCACGACAGAGCCAGGTGAAGTCCGTGTACAAGACCCACATCGACGCCATCCACTTCCGGAAGACGGATGAGAAGCGTCTTCATGGACTGGACGAGGACGGCGAGCAGAAACTCTTCACTAAAGAACGGGTCGCAGCGCTGAAAGAGCTAGCGGCCAAACCGGACGTCTACGAACGTCTGTCGTCTGCGCTGGCGCCCAGCATCTATGAACACGAGGACATCAAGAAA GGCATCCTGTTGCAGTTGTTTGGTGGGACCCGTAAGGACTTCACTCAGACGGGCCGTGGAAACTTCCGTGCAGAGGTCAACATCCTGCTTTGTGGCGATCCGGGCACCAGTAAATCCCAGCTGCTGCAGTACGTGTATAACCTGGTTCCTCGCGGTCAGTACACATCGGGGAAAGGATCCAGCGCTGTGGGTCTCACAGCGTACGTGATGAAGGACCCGGAAACACGTCAGCTGGTTCTGCAGACAGGAGCGCTCGTGCTCAGCGACAACGGCATCTGCTGCATCGACGAGTTCGATAAGATGAGCGACAGCACGCGGTCTGTGCTGCATGAGGTCATGGAGCAGCAAACGCTCTCGATTGCTAAG GCTGGGATCATCTGCCAGCTCAATGCTCGGACCTCCGTCCTCGCCGCAGCCAATCCAGTGGAGTCTCAGTGGAATCCCAAGAAGACGACTATAGAAAACATCCAGCTGCCTCACACACTTCTGTCCAG GTTTGATTTGATCTTCCTGATGCTGGACCCTCAGGACGAGGCGTATGACCGGCGTCTGGCGCATCACCTCGTGTCTCTGTATTATCAGAGTGAAGAGCAGATCGAAGAGGAACATCTGGACATGGCCATGCTGAAAGACTATATAGCTTTCGCACGTACATCTGTGCATCCCAGGCTCAGTGAAGAAGCTAGTCAGGCTCTTATAGAG GCCTATGTAGACATGCGTAAGATCGGCAGTGGCAGAGGGATGGTGTCTGCGTACCCCCGTCAGCTGGAGTCTCTCATCAGACTTGCTGAAGCTCACGCTAAAGTGCGTTTCTCAAGCAAAGTCGAGTCCATTGATGTGGAGGAAGCCAAGAGACTGCACAGAGAGGCCCTAAAACAGTCGGCAACTGACCCCAGGACAGGATTCGTGGATATCTCCATCCTCACCACAG GGATGAGTGCTACAGCACGCAAGCGCAAGGAGGAAGTGGCTCAGGCCCTGAAGAAACTCATCCAATCAAAGGGCAAAACACCAGCTATGAAGTACCAGCAGCTGTTTGATGATCTCCGTGGCCAGTCAGAAGcg GCCATCACAAAGGACATGTTTGACGAGGCCCTCAGAGCACTTGCTGATGAAGATTATCTGACCGTCACCGGAAAGACCGTTCGACTTCTGTGA
- the cebpd gene encoding CCAAT/enhancer-binding protein delta, whose translation MSDMYNLDSQCVTPPCNMSWAMEPANFYDNKVMPGDAKPEGEHCTSEDNNNNNSSSNSMMELSNAPAIYDDESAIDFSAYIESMSTVPLEICNDELFADLFNNTVKHEKPDFYLAGAFAQKSSERLQTQDGGFGKGAFCAPIKKEAEAEAEADWSDSDVSSSLPSQIETCAQTSVSLMHTGQPTPPTSPEPEPHTRRRLGKERGKKSVDRHSPEYRQRRERNNIAVRKSRDKAKQRNLEMQQKMIELSADNERLHKTIDQLTRELSSIRNFFKHMPEPSFGTAARAAVDSR comes from the coding sequence ATGTCTGACATGTACAACCTGGACTCGCAGTGCGTAACGCCACCATGCAACATGAGCTGGGCAATGGAGCCTGCCAACTTCTATGATAATAAGGTCATGCCAGGGGATGCCAAACCCGAGGGAGAGCATTGCACGTCCgaggacaacaacaacaataacagcagcagcaacagcatgATGGAGCTCAGCAACGCGCCTGCCATCTACGATGATGAGAGCGCCATCGACTTCAGCGCATACATCGAGTCCATGTCCACGGTTCCTTTGGAGATCTGCAACGATGAGCTCTTTGCAGACTTGTTCAACAACACGGTGAAGCATGAAAAGCCTGACTTTTACCTGGCAGGCGCTTTTGCGCAAAAGAGCTCGGAGAGGCTGCAGACCCAGGATGGGGGCTTTGGCAAGGGCGCGTTTTGCGCACCGATCAAgaaagaggcagaggcagaggcagaggcggACTGGAGCGACAGTGATGTGTCCTCGTCCTTACCATCTCAGATCGAGACGTGCGCGCAGACGTCCGTGAGCCTCATGCACACGGGTCAGCCGACACCTCCCACCTCACCTGAGCCAGAACCCCACACCCGGAGGAGGCTGGGAAAGGAAAGGGGAAAAAAGTCAGTCGACAGGCACAGTCCCGAGTATCGGCAGCGGCGCGAAAGGAACAACATCGCCGTGCGTAAAAGCAGGGACAAGGCGAAGCAGCGCAACCTGGAGATGCAGCAGAAGATGATCGAGCTGAGCGCCGACAACGAGCGCCTGCACAAAACCATCGATCAGCTGACACGAGAGCTCAGCAGCATCAGAAACTTCTTCAAACACATGCCCGAACCTTCTTTTGGGACTGCTGCGCGCGCGGCTGTTGACAGTCGGTGA